A part of Bacillus rossius redtenbacheri isolate Brsri chromosome 1, Brsri_v3, whole genome shotgun sequence genomic DNA contains:
- the LOC134545518 gene encoding uncharacterized protein LOC134545518 — MKMDTKCKRAKWTADQLVAALAAFRNGMPVAAVAREYNIPRRTLRNHILSGSSEKKLGRRALLTDQEESLLCNRIFRLGEVGVPLNAQLLRRSVYSFCELNSINHPFNKNSQMAGKKWLKLFLQRHPDISKRKAQAMNAGRAAKLNKVIVGDYFVKLREILEAHNLVGHPEKIYNIDEKGCRLTLHKQQQVYGRKGNKRVHLVAPEHAQNVTIVACGNAIGQAIPPMILFKGKRCKPEWEENMPAGTVIEMTDKGSMTCEVFAKWVTHLSKFKAPGKILLIFDGAKSHLDANIVDVAEQNDIILFCLPSNCTHELQPLDKSVFGPFEDYWDKELLNFWTTQGDRTLNRVSFGLIFSKVWVKSMTPANLIAGFRGTGIYPYDCNILPEAAFAPSELTYTEPDATVASEDKVDNVSASIVSSSNEPSDRGVLNTFPNNDGRLTFHDILATPKLKKSTTPRRQAINSRAQRIVKSLFQTKRQTVPGKCPKKITEPRKEIKRAASRTPRYKNRTAPQAGSSGITKHHHVKEDWSCPICKEHQIIDMRLCSACRVYYHEQCVGLGKCDDRPFVCPTCDD, encoded by the coding sequence ATGAAAATGGACACTAAATGTAAACGAGCAAAGTGGACCGCTGACCAGCTTGTGGCAGCTTTAGCAGCATTCAGAAATGGCATGCCAGTTGCAGCAGTTGCGCGTGAGTACAATATACCACGACGGACATTGCGAAACCATATTTTGTCCGGAAGTAGCGAGAAAAAACTTGGAAGACGTGCGTTACTTACAGATCAAGAAGAAAGCCTATTATGCAATCGTATTTTCAGGTTAGGAGAGGTAGGGGTACCGTTAAATGCACAACTTTTAAGAAGGAGCGTATATTCGTTTTGCGAGTTGAATTCTATCAACCATCCATTCAATAAGAATTCCCAAATGGCTGGTAAAAAGTGGTTAAAGTTATTTCTTCAACGACACCCAGACATTTCAAAAAGGAAGGCCCAAGCAATGAATGCAGGTAGAGCAGCCAAACTTAACAAAGTCATTGTTGGTGATTACTTTGTTAAATTACGTGAAATATTAGAGGCACATAATCTTGTAGGTCATCCGGAAAAAATCTACAACATTGACGAAAAGGGCTGTCGTTTGACATTACACAAGCAGCAACAGGTATATGGCAGAAAGGGGAATAAGAGAGTTCATCTCGTTGCACCGGAGCATGCACAAAATGTTACAATTGTTGCTTGTGGTAATGCAATCGGCCAGGCTATCCCTCCTATGATTCTTTTTAAAGGAAAACGCTGCAAGCCAGAGTGGGAAGAAAACATGCCTGCAGGAACAGTTATTGAAATGACTGACAAAGGCTCTATGACATGCGAGGTATTTGCTAAGTGGGTAACCCATCTCTCAAAATTCAAGGCCCCTgggaaaatacttttaatatttgatgGAGCGAAGTCCCATTTAGATGCGAATATAGTGGATGTAGCCGAACAGAACGACATCATCTTGTTTTGCCTTCCATCCAACTGCACGCACGAGCTACAACCACTCGATAAATCTGTATTCGGCCCTTTCGAAGACTATTGGGATAAAGAGCTTCTTAATTTTTGGACCACGCAAGGCGACAGAACTTTAAACCGTGTAAGCTTTGGACTGATTTTTTCAAAGGTATGGGTAAAGTCAATGACCCCTGCCAATCTAATTGCTGGGTTTAGAGGAACTGGGATCTATCCTTACGATTGCAACATTCTTCCTGAAGCAGCTTTCGCCCCATCTGAACTGACATACACCGAACCCGATGCAACTGTGGCTAGCGAAGACAAAGTTGACAATGTAAGTGCAAGCATTGTTAGTTCTAGCAACGAGCCATCTGATCGCGGAGTATTGAACACTTTTCCAAACAATGATGGACGTTTAACATTCCACGATATACTGGCAACACCTAAATTGAAAAAATCTACAACACCAAGACGCCAAGCAATAAATTCACGAGCTCAACGTATTGTAAAATCATTGTTTCAGACCAAACGACAAACAGTTCCCGGAAAATGTCCAAAGAAGATAACTGAACCAAGAAAGGAAATAAAACGAGCAGCTTCTCGGACACCAAGATATAAGAATCGCACGGCTCCTCAGGCTGGATCTAGTGGGATAACAAAACATCATCATGTAAAAGAGGATTGGTCATGTCCTATCTGCAAAGAACATCAAATAATAGACATGAGATTGTGTTCAGCATGCAGAGTTTATTATCATGAACAGTGTGTTGGACTTGGCAAATGTGATGACAGGCCATTTGTTTGCCCTACTTGTGATGATTAG